A single window of Alosa alosa isolate M-15738 ecotype Scorff River chromosome 11, AALO_Geno_1.1, whole genome shotgun sequence DNA harbors:
- the fbxo31 gene encoding F-box only protein 31 isoform X2 yields MAVCARLCGVGQSRRCRRRQRPSHQDQSDSDLDMDEEEEERIVGKLKAEAGNGCQESQGAARPMDPDATTALCSANVNRLGYGEANSAGRLKPQSLLDLPPELLVEIFSSLPGTALPNLALVCKKFRQILNTETIWRRRCTKEFGMKEDLRKMELVGVSSRELYVKLLYPYRHILGLWQPDIGPYGGLLNVVVDGLFIIGWMYLPPHDPRVEDPMRRRPLFRIHMWESSRASVECMYGHKGPHKGDIQIVKKDEFSTKCNQTDHHRMPGGRQEEFRTWLEEEWGRTLEDIFHEHMQELILMKFIYTSQYDNCLTYRRIYLPPHLSSDLLPPGLFKGTYGSHGLEIIMLSFHGTCAKATKLTGDPNVPAGQLTLVVHLNRPVRLPDLERQCSGDEISRLVLGLHEEVQQEAQGEEAPVDGPEESPAAEAQGDEAMAVTVTADAPGAEAASSSSSTSTSGASRAAAEAQPFVLPLGVIARNEEYPRSCRMCFYGTGLIAGHGFTSPERTPGLFVLFDDNRFGFIWLELKSFSLYSRLTDPLAQAVAPSMERFEAMLQNMQSWTS; encoded by the exons ATGGCGGTGTGTGCCAGGCTCTGCGGAGTGGGGCAGTCACGGAGGTGTCGGAGACGACAGAGGCCAAGTCACCAGGATCAAAGTGACTCTGATTTGGATATGgacgaggaagaagaggaaagaaTCGTCGGTAAACTGAAAGCCGAAGCAGGGAATGGCTGCCAGGAGAGCCAGGGTGCTGCAAGGCCTATGGATCCTGACGCCACAACTGCGCTGTGCAGCGCAAATGTCAACAGACTTGGATATGGGGAAGCAAATTCTGCTGGTCGACTCAAGCCACAATCATTATTGGATCTTCCTCCAGAGCTTCTCGTTGAAATCTTCTCCTCTTTACCCGGCACTGCGCTACCAAATCTTGCTCTTGTATGCAAGAAATTTAGGCAAATACTCAACACGGAGACCATTTGGAGAAGGAGATGCACGAAGG AGTTTGGAATGAAGGAGGACCTACGCAAGATGGAGCTGGTGGGTGTGTCCAGCCGTGAGCTTTATGTCAAGC TGCTGTACCCATACAGACACATCCTAGGGCTTTGGCAGCCAGACATTGGCCCGTACGGTGGACTGCTCAACGTAGTG GTGGATGGGCTTTTTATCATCGGATGGATGTACCTGCCCCCTCACGACCCTCGCGTTGAGGACCCCATGAGACGAAGGCCCCTGTTCCGCATCCACATGTGGGAGAGCAGCCGGGCTAGTGTGGAGTGCATGTATGGCCACAAGGGGCCACACAAAGGGGACATACAG atTGTGAAAAAAGATGAGTTTTCCACTAAATGCAATCAGACTGATCACCATCGCATGCCTGGAGGACGCCAAGAG GAGTTTAGGACCTGgctggaggaggagtgggggcGGACGCTGGAGGATATCTTTCATGAGCACATGCAAGAGCTGATTCTCATGAAGTTCATCTACACCAGCCAGTACGA tAATTGCCTAACATACCGGCGCATATACCTGCCTCCACACCTTTCGTCAGACCTGCTGCCTCCTGGCCTCTTCAAGGGCACTTACGGCAGCCATGGGCTGGAGATCATCATGCTGAGTTTCCACGGGACCTGCGCCAAAGCCACCAAACTCACA GGGGACCCCAATGTGCCTGCGGGCCAACTGACCTTGGTGGTGCACCTAAACCGGCCAGTGCGTCTGCCCGACCTGGAGCGGCAGTGCAGTGGGGATGAGATCTCGCGGCTGGTGCTGGGCCTCCATGAGGAGGTGCAGCAGGAGGCGCAGGGCGAGGAGGCCCCGGTGGACGGGCCTGAGGAGAGCCCTGCTGCGGAGGCCCAAGGAGACGAGGCAATGGCAGTGACCGTGACTGCAGATGCACCCGGTGCGGaggccgcctcctcctcctcctcgaccTCGACCTCAGGTGCCAGCAGAGCTGCTGCGGAGGCTCAGCCCTTCGTTTTGCCGCTTGGCGTGATCGCCCGCAATGAGGAATACCCCAGGTCCTGCCGAATGTG ttTTTACGGGACAGGCCTCATAGCAGGACACGGCTTCACCAGTCCGGAGCGCACACCCGGCCTGTTCGTCCTGTTCGATGACAACCGCTTCGGCTTTATCTGGCTGGAGCTGAAGTCCTTTAGTTTGTATAGCCGCTTGACCGACCCACTGGCTCAGGCTGTGGCCCCAAGCATGGAGCGTTTTGAAGCCATGCTTCAAAACATGCAGTCCTGGACATCCTAA
- the fbxo31 gene encoding F-box only protein 31 isoform X1, which yields MAVCARLCGVGQSRRCRRRQRPSHQDQSDSDLDMDEEEEERIVGKLKAEAGNGCQESQGAARPMDPDATTALCSANVNRLGYGEANSAGRLKPQSLLDLPPELLVEIFSSLPGTALPNLALVCKKFRQILNTETIWRRRCTKEFGMKEDLRKMELVGVSSRELYVKRVSPRVKSGRFMKLLPDYEHMDYRDVYARLLYPYRHILGLWQPDIGPYGGLLNVVVDGLFIIGWMYLPPHDPRVEDPMRRRPLFRIHMWESSRASVECMYGHKGPHKGDIQIVKKDEFSTKCNQTDHHRMPGGRQEEFRTWLEEEWGRTLEDIFHEHMQELILMKFIYTSQYDNCLTYRRIYLPPHLSSDLLPPGLFKGTYGSHGLEIIMLSFHGTCAKATKLTGDPNVPAGQLTLVVHLNRPVRLPDLERQCSGDEISRLVLGLHEEVQQEAQGEEAPVDGPEESPAAEAQGDEAMAVTVTADAPGAEAASSSSSTSTSGASRAAAEAQPFVLPLGVIARNEEYPRSCRMCFYGTGLIAGHGFTSPERTPGLFVLFDDNRFGFIWLELKSFSLYSRLTDPLAQAVAPSMERFEAMLQNMQSWTS from the exons ATGGCGGTGTGTGCCAGGCTCTGCGGAGTGGGGCAGTCACGGAGGTGTCGGAGACGACAGAGGCCAAGTCACCAGGATCAAAGTGACTCTGATTTGGATATGgacgaggaagaagaggaaagaaTCGTCGGTAAACTGAAAGCCGAAGCAGGGAATGGCTGCCAGGAGAGCCAGGGTGCTGCAAGGCCTATGGATCCTGACGCCACAACTGCGCTGTGCAGCGCAAATGTCAACAGACTTGGATATGGGGAAGCAAATTCTGCTGGTCGACTCAAGCCACAATCATTATTGGATCTTCCTCCAGAGCTTCTCGTTGAAATCTTCTCCTCTTTACCCGGCACTGCGCTACCAAATCTTGCTCTTGTATGCAAGAAATTTAGGCAAATACTCAACACGGAGACCATTTGGAGAAGGAGATGCACGAAGG AGTTTGGAATGAAGGAGGACCTACGCAAGATGGAGCTGGTGGGTGTGTCCAGCCGTGAGCTTTATGTCAAGC gTGTGTCGCCACGTGTGAAGTCCGGCCGGTTTATGAAGCTGCTCCCCGATTACGAGCACATGGACTATCGGGATGTTTACGCACGCT TGCTGTACCCATACAGACACATCCTAGGGCTTTGGCAGCCAGACATTGGCCCGTACGGTGGACTGCTCAACGTAGTG GTGGATGGGCTTTTTATCATCGGATGGATGTACCTGCCCCCTCACGACCCTCGCGTTGAGGACCCCATGAGACGAAGGCCCCTGTTCCGCATCCACATGTGGGAGAGCAGCCGGGCTAGTGTGGAGTGCATGTATGGCCACAAGGGGCCACACAAAGGGGACATACAG atTGTGAAAAAAGATGAGTTTTCCACTAAATGCAATCAGACTGATCACCATCGCATGCCTGGAGGACGCCAAGAG GAGTTTAGGACCTGgctggaggaggagtgggggcGGACGCTGGAGGATATCTTTCATGAGCACATGCAAGAGCTGATTCTCATGAAGTTCATCTACACCAGCCAGTACGA tAATTGCCTAACATACCGGCGCATATACCTGCCTCCACACCTTTCGTCAGACCTGCTGCCTCCTGGCCTCTTCAAGGGCACTTACGGCAGCCATGGGCTGGAGATCATCATGCTGAGTTTCCACGGGACCTGCGCCAAAGCCACCAAACTCACA GGGGACCCCAATGTGCCTGCGGGCCAACTGACCTTGGTGGTGCACCTAAACCGGCCAGTGCGTCTGCCCGACCTGGAGCGGCAGTGCAGTGGGGATGAGATCTCGCGGCTGGTGCTGGGCCTCCATGAGGAGGTGCAGCAGGAGGCGCAGGGCGAGGAGGCCCCGGTGGACGGGCCTGAGGAGAGCCCTGCTGCGGAGGCCCAAGGAGACGAGGCAATGGCAGTGACCGTGACTGCAGATGCACCCGGTGCGGaggccgcctcctcctcctcctcgaccTCGACCTCAGGTGCCAGCAGAGCTGCTGCGGAGGCTCAGCCCTTCGTTTTGCCGCTTGGCGTGATCGCCCGCAATGAGGAATACCCCAGGTCCTGCCGAATGTG ttTTTACGGGACAGGCCTCATAGCAGGACACGGCTTCACCAGTCCGGAGCGCACACCCGGCCTGTTCGTCCTGTTCGATGACAACCGCTTCGGCTTTATCTGGCTGGAGCTGAAGTCCTTTAGTTTGTATAGCCGCTTGACCGACCCACTGGCTCAGGCTGTGGCCCCAAGCATGGAGCGTTTTGAAGCCATGCTTCAAAACATGCAGTCCTGGACATCCTAA